The Vicia villosa cultivar HV-30 ecotype Madison, WI unplaced genomic scaffold, Vvil1.0 ctg.000205F_1_1, whole genome shotgun sequence genome has a segment encoding these proteins:
- the LOC131625327 gene encoding uncharacterized protein LOC131625327: MCLDYIGPNCWFENFHNLPPEPVFFQIRSFSVLFTFPNIGQNKSRWRLLLTATLFAIKNKSQFTELQRLCRDCVPTRRRLLDKGVNCPSNCVSCRDGEENSFHLFILCSKSIECWKRVGLWPLLQRISSNGELFASVIFSFLQVSNQDHKAIFSVTLWSIWKGRNNQVWNQVEESPTLICQRDNQLLTDWKEAQKYRLNNEIINSPPAIIRWEKPQEGRFKCNIDAAFSHNKVGFGACIRDELGNFIVARTEWFSPCTDVVIGEALGLLKAVNWVHDMGYDNMDFELDAKRVVDSVTNPRPNDSDLGAITGECN; this comes from the exons ATGTGTCTTGATTATATTGGTCCTAATTGTTggtttgaaaa ttttcataacttaccccccgagcccgttttctttcaaataaggtctttttctgtactttttacctttcctaacattggacaaaataaaagtcggtggcgactcttgctcaccgcaacattgtttgcgattaaaaataaaagtcagttcaccgagttacagcgTCTGTGTAGAGACTGTGTGCCTACTCGAAGGAGGTTGTTGGATAAAGGTGTTAATTGCCCCTCTAATTGTGTTTCGTGTAGGGATGGCGAAGAGAATAGCTTTCACCTTTTCATCCTGTGTTCTAAAAGCATAGAGTGTTGGAAAAGAGTGGGTTTGTGGCCTTTGTTGCAGCGGATTAGTAGTAATGGAGAGTTATTTGCGTCTGTGATTTTCTCCTTTTTGCAGGTTTCCAATCAAGACCATAAAGCGATTTTCTCAGTTACCTTATGGAGTATCTGGAAAGGGAGAAATAATCAGGTTTGGAATCAGGTGGAAGAATCTCCGACGCTTATTTGTCAGCGGGATAATCAGTTGTTGACAGATTGGAAAGAGGCCCAAAAATATCGCCTCAACAATGAAATTATTAATTCCCCGCCAGCTATTATCAGATGGGAAAAACCGCAGGAGGGCAGATTTAAGTGCAATATTGATGCCGCTTTTTCTCATAATAAGGTTGGTTTTGGTGCCTGTATTAGAGATGAATTGGGTAATTTCATTGTAGCTCGGACTGAATGGTTTTCTCCTTGCACCGATGTTGTTATTGGTGAGGCTCTAGGCCTTCTGAAAGCTGTTAACTGGGTCCATGATATGGGGTACGACAATATGGATTTTGAACTAGATGCAAAGCGGGTTGTGGATAGTGTGACCAACCCGAGACCTAATGACTCGGATCTTGGAGCTATCACGGGAGAATGTAACTAG
- the LOC131625326 gene encoding uncharacterized protein LOC131625326 has product MHARKSTRGSVAETFSVQGREGSAYVHNAIAGIVTRILNEGHKVDGISVPLAQMSASENNKDDQDGQDDASKDQGDVETSVDNTDEKNPGAKEVETSEAINVETSGTKDAEVLEPEKAKEVPVVASKETPNEGPTVHDVVNLDDLDDSIDIADDELISSISHRVKTRKGKQACDQDFSKLQVTPQKKVTIKKVKKVLAEPSTTGSKATVKKRKERSVSVPEDDVLSDEFIVNLSQDCGDGTTDDFHKVYVRRKCIDFSPAVINLYLGRDAEAQPELEVTDNEVCKVITGGKVKKWPIKSKLSASSLNVRYALLHKIGAANWVPTNHTSTIAVGLGRFIYAVGTKTKFDYGTYIFDQTMRHVGTSATKLPIAFPSLICGIILKQHPGILKSKDSVCKRESALSFHYKLLQRSDDKTSAGTSQPSKSVNKALLIAELKETCQELDNRKLKLENLIHSLEQSTDDDLAGEKGGDNMDEDKEAEEEAEEEAEGAESGSSDAAEWTSSSSDDNPGGSSDEDSDGSDD; this is encoded by the exons atgcatgcaagaaaatcaactagGGGATCTGTTGCTGAAACCTTTTCTGTTCAAGGTAGAGAGGGTTCTGCTTATGTTCACAATGCGATCGCAGGTATTGTcacaagaatcttgaatgaagggcacaaGGTTGATGGGATATCTGTTCCTCTAGCCCAGATGTCTGCCTCTGAGAACAACAAAGATGATCAAGATGGTCAAGATGATGCTAGCAAAGATCAGGGTGATGTTGAGACATCAGTTGATAACACTGATGAGAAGAACCCAGGTGCCAAAGAAGTTGAGACATCTGAAGCTATTAATGTTGAAACATCTGGTACTAAAGATGCTGAAGTTCTTGAGCCTGAGAAAGCTAAAGAGGTTCCTGTTGTTGCTTCTAAAGAAACCCCTAATGAAGGTCCTACTGTGCATGATGTTGTGAATCTGGATGATCTGGATGATTCTATTGACATTGCTGATGATGAACTCATCTCTAGCATCTCTCATAGAGTCAAGACTCGTAAGGGCAAACAGGCTTGTGATCAAGATTTCTCCAAACTTCAGGTTACTCCTCAAAAGAAGGTCACTATAAAGAAGGTCAAGAAGGTCCTTGCTGAACCTTCAACCACAGGGAGCAAGGCTactgtgaagaagaggaaggaaagaagtgTTTCTGTCCCAGAAGATGATGTcttaagtgat GAATTTATTGTGAATTTGTCTCAAGATTGTGGTGATGGAACAACTGATGATTTTCATAAGGTGTATGTTAGAAGAAAGTGTATAGATTTTTCCCCTGCTGTTATCAACCTATATCTAGGTAGAGATGCtgaggctcaacctgagcttgaagtaactgaTAATGAGGTTTGCAAGGTAATCACTGGTGGTAAGGTTAAGAAGTGGCCCATAAAGAGCAAACTGTCTGCTAGTTCTCTTAATGTCAGGTATGCATTGCTGCACAAAATTGGTGCTGCTAACTGGGTGCCTACCAATCACACTTCCACCATTGCTGTTGGCCTAGGAAGATTCATATATGCTGTGGGAACCAAGACAAAATTTGACTATGGGACCTACATATTTGATCAAACTATGAGGCATGTTGGTACCTCTGCTACCAAGCTTCCCATTGCTTTCCCATCTCTGATATGTGGAATAATCCTCAAGCAACATCCTGGAATTCTGAAAAGTAAAGATTCTGTATGTAAGAGGGAGAGTGCTTTGtcttttcactacaagctgctgCAGAGATCTGATGACAagacatctgctgggacatcacaACCCAGCAAATCTGTGAACAAAGCTCTTCTTATTGCTGAGCTAAAAGAGACTTGTCAAGAGTTGGACAACAGGAAGCTGAAACTTGAAAATCTCATCCACAGTCTTGAGCAGTCTACAGATGATGATCTTGCTGGTGAAAAGGGTGGTGACAATATGGATGAAGACAAAGAGGCTGAGGAAGAAGCTGAGGAAGAGGCTGAGGGTGCTGAGAGTGGGAGTAGTGATGCTGCTGAATGGACTAGTAGCTCAAGTGATGACAATCCTGGTGGCTCTAGTGATGAAGACAGTGATGGGTCTGATGATTAG